In Miscanthus floridulus cultivar M001 chromosome 19, ASM1932011v1, whole genome shotgun sequence, the DNA window CAACCCCTCCACCCtatcaaattccacaagtttttgcTCCAGAAATGCCTGAATATGAGGATAAGATACATAAATATAATTCTTTCAGTTGAAAATAATGCATAAAGATGATGATAGCAGTAATACATGGATCACATTAGAAGTAATTTTGAGAAAGCATATGCAGAAAATTTAACGATCTAAATGAAGCCGATAGACTTACAATGTATGTCTTTATTCTTTGAAGCATCAAATTTCCTCGAGAATAGTTTCCTTCAATAGGCAATAGTGTAGCACTCCCTTGATTTACTGAAATTTTTGAACCAGGATCAGTCAATATGATCACgttgcttcttggcattgacacCTGCAGGGTTCTACAGATAGGATCAGGTGTTAAACAACTCACATCACAATCGTTGTTGGGAATAATGTAGCACACTCTGTATTTTCAGCTTCAAATAAGATGAAAAAGGGATATTTGCTATGGGCATAGGTAACAAGATCATGAACTCATACGCCATTTCTAGAAAGGGTTATGATAGTGATGTTAGTATTCACATTCATTACATTACTTCATGTTTTCCTACCACACAAAAAGGATAACAATCTCAACAATTGGGAGAAAGTGCCAATTCTTTGGTAACTCTTAAACAGGACTGTTTGATAGCAATCACTCACAACATGCAATAATGCAAGACTAGGAACATCTTAGTTGAAATGCTGGATATGGTATCATAAACATAGGGATGGAACTAGAAATTCAACTGTAATTCAAATATATGGGGTGTCCTGCAATCTATCATTCACAAGAGAGAGAAAATTATTTGAGCCATCAAAATGTTAGTGTTAAACTTGCCACCAGTAAACAAAATTCACACAAACTTAGAGAAAAGGAAGAGGTACCTTTATGAAACTGATGAAAGTGTTCAGAATGGCCATGGATCTCTCTATTTTGCTATAAGAATGGTTTCCAACAGTTACATAATCAGATGGAACATTGCCATCTCCAGCTGAGACAGAATTGTAGGTTGTGAATACAGTAACAAAAGAAATGGGTTCTCCAGAATAGTTCTCTTCACTTGATAGGCCAATCTTGTTCAGAGCTATAAGTCCTGAGCAGGTGACAGAAACATCATCAGTCATATGAACTCAATCACCAGGTTATGTTGTGCCAACAGCAAGGAGGTACTGATTTGAGAAAGACAGAATGCAATCTACCATTATTAAGTTAAGATTACAGAACATCATCGACAACTATAAGCAAATTAACAACTGTTTAAGATCTATGTGGAACATCATTACATCAAGATTCTAGATTTATCTGAAACATGCTGTTCAAAGCAATGCATTAGAGAAATTATTTTACTGCTCCTGATGAACTGATTTTGCAAAAAGCAACATTGTTATCCTGATTTTGCCTCATGCTTGTCACAGAAAAACAAAGGCTTACAGTTTGTTAGGCTGTAAATCCAGCTCAGCAAAATCTAATATTACAGTGGCAGAGCAAAAATGCAGAATGAGCATATAATCGTATCCCCATCATTTTTTTCCTCAAAAAGATAAATATTACCGTGTGATGGCATAGTAAAACGATTCCAGTGCATGATGAATAAACGAGCTTACTTTTGACACTTTATTAGTTGGACATGGACTATTGAATGTGAAATTTGTACCCTCAACACAAAACATTCCATTGCCACAATGACATTGATAACAGTTGCTCAATTTTCAAAGCAATTCTCCGTGTCTAGACAGCCCTAGATGTCTCGAACCAAGATCTAAGCAGCCTCCATAACGACCACTAAATTCAGCATGAATGGAGCTTGCCGAAGCGATAGGATTAACCTTGGCACTGTAGGCGGTCGGGGCGGCCCTGTCCGGCGGCAGGACCGAGCACGAGACGGTCAGGCCGCTTCGGCGCAGTTGGGGGAGGCAAGCACACGCCCTTCTCCGGCGCCCAGGGGTGCAGCCTGGACACTGGCGCGGATTGAATCGTCAGGGGGGCGTCCTCATTGTGAGGGGAATTGGACGACAGAAAGGAGAGGTCCGTACCGGAGTAGATGAGCgggacgaggaggaagaggagcagCGGGCCTCGACGTACGGCGCGGATCCGAGGCCTCGGGGCCGCCATATAGGGGCGAAGAGGCGGCAGCGGAGCCCCGGTCCCGTCGGGGGATGAAATCGCGTCGGCTTCGCCGACGGCGGTGGCCGGTGGGCAAATGATAAGCGTATGCAGATATACGTCAACACGTCGTCAGGTTCCGCAGAATATAAGTCAATCAAGATTCAAACCGTCCAACGTTTTTAATTACTCCCTctgtcaacaaaaaaaaaaaaagtaattcTAGGTTCCAAATCTTGTCTAAAAAAGAATGTAAATATAGACTTGAAATCAACTTTTCCAATAAGACTCATCTATTAAAAATACCAATACATGTCTAAAAATTATCATATTCTATTCATCGATGAGAAGAACATTCCGCAATGTAACCATTGTTTTTTTTAATGTAACCATTGTTTTTTAGTTTATAGAATGATAGAGTAGGGGTAAATGTGTAATTTGACACCTACACTAATCTTATCTTGAAAAGTGAGatttatattttttctaggacggagggagtattttgtTTCGTTGCAAAGTATAATTAGGCTGAATGAAATGTCACTTTTTTCACTATAGTTTTGCATTCCTCTAGAGTCTTTTGTTCTAAAACCTTAGAAACCATTTTAATTTTATCAATTGTTACTACCATTAATCACAGCTAAATGCATTTTGGATGGTATTTTTGACTTGTAGTTTGTTACATTTGGTGTTGTATATCGGTTTTCTTGTTCAGAAATGCGCGAAGCCCAGATCGCTCCTGGTGTGGCCACTGATCCAGAAAGTCTTCATCGGCTAGAGGTCTTCAGTAGGGATGCAAAGCG includes these proteins:
- the LOC136527463 gene encoding uncharacterized protein, whose product is MAAPRPRIRAVRRGPLLLFLLVPLIYSVSRLHPWAPEKGVCLPPPTAPKRPDRLVLGPAAGQGRPDRLQCQGLIALNKIGLSSEENYSGEPISFVTVFTTYNSVSAGDGNVPSDYVTVGNHSYSKIERSMAILNTFISFIKVSMPRSNVIILTDPGSKISVNQGSATLLPIEGNYSRGNLMLQRIKTYIAFLEQKLVEFDRVEGLNHFVLTDSDIAMVDDLGHIFKKYPHCHLALTFRNNKGQPLNSGFVAVRGTRDGITKAVEFLKQVLEAYSLRYIKASRMLGDQLALAWVVKSHLPSAFGKFSKHETFTGEVNGASVLFLPCAVYNWTPPEGAGQFHGIPLDVKVVHFKGSRKRLMLEAWNFYNSTSKLSDMLCLILRSGRTKYDF